A section of the Microbacterium sp. MM2322 genome encodes:
- a CDS encoding Gfo/Idh/MocA family oxidoreductase translates to MTALRWGILATGGIAHAFTADLNTAGLTVSAVGSRRLESAQEFATTYGIPRAHGSYEELVADPEVDIVYIATPHSHHLPAAALALEHGKHVLIEKPLTLDADQAVAIRDLAADHGLLAMEAMWTRYLPHMVRLREILAAGIIGEVRVLSADHTQNLPTDPAHRLNDLSLGGGALLDLGIYPVSFAWDILGEPDEIRASGRLGETGADTDVAISVRHASGGVSSLLTSMRGAGANAAQIVGTTGRIEIDGVFYAPTSFRVFDLDGTLVEEFRTEIEGRGMQFQALYAEKLIAEGRTDSDLLPIAESIAIMGTLDEIRRQIGVIYPRS, encoded by the coding sequence ATGACCGCTCTTCGATGGGGAATCCTGGCCACCGGTGGCATCGCGCACGCCTTCACCGCCGATCTGAACACCGCCGGCCTCACCGTCAGCGCGGTCGGATCCCGCCGGCTGGAGTCGGCGCAGGAATTCGCCACGACCTACGGCATCCCGCGGGCTCACGGCTCGTACGAGGAGCTCGTCGCCGACCCCGAGGTCGACATCGTCTACATCGCGACGCCGCACAGTCACCACCTGCCGGCCGCGGCCCTGGCCCTCGAGCACGGCAAGCACGTCCTGATCGAGAAGCCGCTCACCCTCGACGCGGACCAGGCGGTCGCGATCCGCGATCTGGCGGCGGACCACGGCCTCCTCGCGATGGAGGCGATGTGGACCCGGTACCTGCCGCACATGGTGCGCCTGCGCGAGATCCTCGCCGCCGGCATCATCGGCGAGGTGCGCGTCCTGAGCGCCGATCACACCCAGAATCTCCCGACCGACCCGGCCCACCGCTTGAACGACCTGTCGCTCGGCGGTGGCGCACTCCTCGACCTCGGCATCTACCCCGTGTCGTTCGCGTGGGACATCCTCGGCGAGCCCGACGAGATCCGCGCGTCGGGCCGGCTCGGTGAGACCGGGGCCGACACCGACGTGGCGATCTCGGTCCGCCACGCCTCGGGCGGAGTCTCCTCCCTCCTGACGTCCATGCGAGGTGCCGGCGCCAACGCCGCCCAGATCGTCGGGACGACGGGGCGCATCGAGATCGACGGCGTGTTCTACGCACCGACCTCGTTCCGCGTGTTCGACCTCGACGGCACGCTCGTCGAGGAGTTCCGCACCGAGATCGAGGGTCGGGGCATGCAATTCCAGGCCCTCTACGCCGAGAAGCTCATCGCCGAGGGGCGCACCGACAGCGACCTCCTGCCGATCGCCGAGAGCATTGCGATCATGGGGACCCTCGACGAGATCCGTCGTCAGATCGGGGTCATCTACCCCCGGTCGTGA
- the hrpA gene encoding ATP-dependent RNA helicase HrpA: MSAPAPVISYPPELPVSAAREEISRAIAENQVVIVAGATGSGKTTQLPKMCLELGRTRIAHTQPRRIAARSIAERLAHEVQVPLGGAIGYKVRFTDEVTEATQVTLMTDGILLNEIHRDRLLRRYDTIIVDEAHERSLNVDFLLGYLARILPERPDLKVIITSATIDPQSFAAHFAATAPDGERVPAPVIEVSGRTYPVEIRYRAHDDESEDDVDGLLAALRELDREPDGDVLVFLPGEAEIRDAMDAVRGLYAKDARPTEVLPLFGRLSSAEQHRVFEPSHVAGVRRRIILATNVAETSLTVPGIRYVVDTGTARISRYSVRSKIQRLPIEAISQASAQQRSGRAGRTSAGIAIRLYAEDDFTARPEFTEPEILRTSLASVILQMLSLGFGDVTEFPFLTKPDSRGVKAAVELLTELRAVGGRTGALRLTSLGRRIARLPIDPRFARMLLEAEKLGVSRDVLAIVSGLSIQDVRERPEERREEADRLHARFVDPTSDFLTLLNLWNHLREQQRELGSSAFRRLCRSEHLNYVRVREWFDVHRQLSTLSRSGAPKDAPRQEAGAADPDALHRAVLSGLLSHIGILDTRSVTTDPAKKNARKPLPQYRGARGASFAVFPGSGLRKASPDAVMAAELVETSRLFGRTVAAIDPAWAEDLAGDLANRSLSDPHWSKDAGAAVAAEKVTLFGVEIIPRRRVQLARRDRDLARELFLRHALVEGEWNSQHLDKRLTAFERRNGELRRQLERIEERERRRDILVGDEAVYAFYDARIPHDVFDVRSFETWWRETQPRTPKLLDMTEADLLGESARTDERDFPTRWRQGDQVLSLAYRFEPGAPDDGVSVVIPLALLAQVRPDGFDWQVPGMRDELVTGLIKALPKAIRRHVVPAADWATTLGDEIRGSGPEDTDGLPASTLRAALAARIQRVAHQPVTERDFDLERVPAHLTVSFRAVDQRGRTVGSSRDLRELQDRLAGRARESVARSLAPRREATPTASPARAVAAASAPLERTGITTWDVGDLPEVVDTKVAGGVVRGYPALADAKDAVTLRIEATPERAAELTRAGARRLLLLAVASPTAYVMDHLTAPEKLALAASPYPSAKALIEDARVAVADAVMGDAVIRTEAAFTASRDAFSARIVDELFQTVSLAARILTLQRDVERAVKQQNSMTLLAALGDVKGQLAGLVHPGFLSRTGVARLAHLPRYLQGAKERVDALSDNPGRDRQRMTEYERAAALFTDAGGTLPLAANAPAHLVHARWLLEEFRISLFAQRLGTAEPVSLQRISKALAG; this comes from the coding sequence GTGTCCGCACCCGCCCCCGTCATCTCGTATCCCCCGGAGCTGCCCGTCAGCGCCGCTCGGGAGGAGATCTCGCGCGCCATCGCGGAGAACCAGGTCGTCATCGTCGCCGGCGCGACGGGCTCGGGCAAGACGACGCAGCTGCCCAAGATGTGCCTCGAGCTGGGGCGCACCCGCATCGCCCACACCCAGCCGCGACGGATCGCTGCGCGATCGATCGCCGAGCGCCTCGCGCACGAGGTACAGGTGCCCCTCGGCGGGGCGATCGGCTACAAGGTCCGCTTCACCGACGAGGTGACGGAGGCCACGCAGGTCACGCTGATGACCGACGGCATCCTGCTGAACGAGATCCACCGCGACCGGCTGCTGCGGCGCTACGACACGATCATCGTCGACGAGGCCCATGAGCGCTCGCTCAACGTGGACTTCCTCCTCGGCTACCTCGCCCGCATCCTCCCGGAACGCCCCGACCTCAAGGTGATCATCACCTCGGCGACGATCGACCCGCAGAGCTTCGCCGCCCACTTCGCGGCGACGGCCCCCGACGGCGAACGCGTGCCCGCCCCGGTCATCGAGGTGTCGGGACGCACGTATCCCGTCGAGATCCGCTACCGCGCACACGACGACGAGTCCGAGGACGACGTCGACGGCCTGCTCGCCGCGCTCCGCGAGCTCGACCGCGAGCCCGACGGCGACGTGCTCGTCTTCCTTCCCGGCGAGGCCGAGATCCGCGATGCGATGGATGCCGTCCGCGGCCTCTACGCGAAGGATGCCCGTCCCACCGAGGTCCTGCCCCTGTTCGGACGGCTGTCGTCGGCGGAACAGCACCGCGTATTCGAGCCGTCGCACGTGGCGGGGGTCCGCCGCAGGATCATCCTCGCGACGAACGTCGCCGAGACGAGCCTCACGGTTCCCGGCATCCGCTACGTGGTCGACACGGGCACGGCGCGCATCTCGCGGTACAGCGTGCGGTCGAAGATCCAGCGCCTGCCGATCGAGGCGATCTCGCAGGCGTCGGCGCAGCAGCGTTCCGGGCGTGCCGGGCGCACATCGGCGGGCATCGCGATACGGCTCTACGCCGAGGACGATTTCACGGCGCGGCCCGAGTTCACCGAGCCCGAGATCCTCCGCACCTCGCTGGCGTCGGTCATCCTGCAGATGCTGTCGCTGGGCTTCGGCGACGTCACCGAGTTCCCGTTCCTCACGAAGCCCGACAGCCGCGGCGTGAAGGCCGCGGTCGAACTCCTCACCGAGCTCCGCGCCGTGGGCGGCCGCACCGGCGCGCTGCGTCTGACGAGCCTCGGTCGTCGCATCGCGCGACTGCCGATCGACCCCCGCTTCGCGCGGATGCTGCTCGAGGCCGAGAAGCTCGGCGTCTCGCGCGACGTGCTCGCGATCGTGTCGGGCCTGTCGATCCAGGACGTCCGCGAGCGCCCCGAGGAGCGCCGCGAGGAAGCCGACCGTCTGCACGCCCGCTTCGTCGACCCGACGAGCGACTTCCTCACGCTGCTGAACCTCTGGAACCACCTGCGCGAGCAGCAGCGCGAGCTCGGCTCGAGCGCGTTCCGCCGGCTCTGCCGCAGCGAGCACCTCAACTACGTGCGTGTCCGTGAGTGGTTCGACGTTCATCGTCAGCTCTCGACCCTCTCGCGCTCGGGTGCGCCGAAGGATGCCCCGCGCCAAGAAGCCGGAGCGGCCGATCCCGACGCGCTGCACCGCGCGGTCCTGTCGGGACTCCTCTCGCACATCGGCATCCTCGACACCCGCTCGGTCACGACCGATCCCGCGAAGAAGAACGCGCGCAAGCCCTTGCCGCAGTACCGCGGTGCGCGCGGCGCGTCGTTCGCCGTCTTCCCCGGCTCGGGGCTGCGCAAAGCCTCGCCCGACGCGGTCATGGCCGCCGAACTCGTCGAGACCTCGCGGCTGTTCGGCCGCACCGTTGCCGCGATCGACCCGGCGTGGGCGGAGGACCTCGCCGGCGACCTCGCGAACCGCAGTCTCAGCGACCCGCACTGGTCGAAGGATGCCGGCGCTGCCGTCGCGGCCGAGAAGGTGACGCTCTTCGGCGTCGAGATCATCCCGCGCCGTCGCGTCCAGCTCGCCCGTCGCGACCGCGACCTGGCGCGGGAGCTGTTCCTACGTCACGCGCTCGTCGAGGGCGAGTGGAACAGCCAGCACCTCGACAAGCGCCTCACCGCGTTCGAGCGTCGCAACGGTGAACTCCGCCGCCAGCTGGAGCGCATCGAGGAACGGGAGCGGCGCCGCGACATCCTCGTCGGCGACGAGGCCGTGTACGCGTTCTACGACGCCCGCATCCCCCACGACGTGTTCGACGTCCGCTCGTTCGAGACGTGGTGGCGCGAGACGCAGCCGCGGACGCCGAAGCTCCTCGACATGACCGAGGCCGACCTGCTCGGCGAGTCCGCCCGCACCGACGAGCGCGACTTCCCGACGCGCTGGCGTCAGGGAGACCAGGTGCTCTCGCTCGCCTACCGTTTCGAGCCGGGCGCTCCCGACGACGGCGTCAGCGTCGTCATCCCGCTCGCCCTGCTCGCGCAGGTGCGCCCCGACGGGTTCGACTGGCAGGTTCCCGGGATGCGGGACGAACTCGTCACGGGGCTCATCAAGGCCCTCCCCAAGGCCATCCGCCGCCACGTCGTGCCCGCGGCCGACTGGGCGACGACCCTCGGCGACGAGATCCGCGGGTCCGGCCCGGAGGACACCGACGGGCTCCCGGCATCCACTCTCCGTGCGGCCCTGGCCGCCCGGATCCAGCGCGTCGCGCACCAGCCTGTCACCGAGCGCGACTTCGACCTCGAGCGCGTCCCCGCCCACCTGACCGTCTCGTTCCGCGCCGTCGACCAGCGGGGACGCACCGTGGGGTCGTCCCGTGACCTCCGCGAGCTGCAGGACCGCCTCGCCGGCCGGGCGCGGGAGTCGGTGGCCCGCTCACTGGCGCCGCGGCGCGAGGCGACACCGACGGCATCCCCCGCCCGTGCCGTCGCCGCCGCGAGCGCTCCCCTCGAACGCACCGGCATCACGACGTGGGACGTGGGAGATCTTCCCGAGGTCGTCGACACGAAGGTGGCCGGCGGCGTCGTCCGCGGCTACCCCGCCCTCGCCGACGCGAAGGACGCCGTCACCCTCCGGATCGAGGCGACCCCGGAGCGCGCTGCGGAGCTCACCCGCGCGGGTGCCCGTCGGCTGCTGCTCCTCGCCGTCGCCTCCCCCACCGCCTACGTCATGGATCATCTGACGGCGCCCGAGAAGCTCGCTCTCGCCGCCTCGCCGTACCCGTCCGCGAAAGCCCTGATCGAGGACGCCCGCGTCGCCGTCGCCGACGCCGTCATGGGCGATGCCGTCATCCGCACCGAGGCCGCCTTCACGGCCTCGCGCGACGCCTTCTCCGCCCGGATCGTCGACGAGCTCTTCCAGACCGTCTCCCTCGCCGCCCGCATCCTCACCCTGCAGCGCGACGTCGAACGCGCCGTGAAGCAGCAGAACTCGATGACCCTGCTTGCCGCCCTCGGCGATGTGAAGGGACAGCTCGCGGGTCTCGTCCACCCGGGCTTCCTCTCGCGGACCGGCGTGGCTCGCCTCGCACACCTGCCCCGCTACCTGCAGGGGGCGAAGGAGCGCGTCGACGCCCTCTCCGACAACCCCGGCCGGGACCGGCAGCGGATGACCGAGTACGAGCGCGCTGCCGCGCTGTTCACGGATGCCGGGGGCACCCTCCCGCTCGCCGCGAACGCGCCCGCGCACCTGGTCCACGCGCGCTGGCTCCTCGAGGAGTTCCGCATCAGCCTGTTCGCGCAGCGACTCGGCACGGCGGAGCCGGTCTCGCTCCAGCGGATCTCGAAGGCCCTCGCGGGCTGA
- a CDS encoding transglutaminase domain-containing protein: MTLPAPRRRDLRGRRAAPSRAGFFLGQAIVVDLILAVGAVAAWPIYRSAAFVVAVSAGIAAGHVVAAVGTRWRWSGWWVALTALGAYVALGVPVAATGSVTSADAALRALVDVATAPVTGWKDLLTLELPLGSYQATLAPTLLLFVACTVAALSIAWRSTRWWMPAVPVALLPTVFGVVFGARSLAAPLALGPVTIRPETLVGVAAVAGALIAVVWRSAHDRRRALATAAAATGLLRSAGGRRRGAIARAATAAGMVVVATAAAAVWGPWALADQPREVARSVVAPVLELERAPSPLAAYRAWFTDERYDETLFTVTAPPGIERVRLATLPFYDGRTVRAIDPDAGPADPATAFTRVPSSLGDGTGSIVSVRMGSGAGIWVPTVGELRAISFAGPRAADLSDGFFHNAATGAAIELADPGLAEGDAYELSVVPTGAAEPVASLTPARSGPSLPASVVPASLTEWIETQDAGAGGAALETLVDRLRSRGYLSHALQLAAGDTPPWLQGLGDGGFQPSRAGHSADRIGTLFAQLITRQADTPGGSDADLVAAVGDDEQFAVAAMLVADQLGFDARVVVGTRLASAEDLSVCEEGVCRGGDLAAWIEVRDAAGRWVPIDVTPQHDSFPSPDLEQRRDPENPTDVRREEAEPVLPADASPADGERPESGAVDEETDLSAVWAAVRLGGVSLLAVIVLVGPLVTILAVKALRRRGRRRRGDVVDRFTGGWEEYVDTAIDHGYAAPAHLTRQELAQVFAAGEGSAAASGTRLATWADRSVFDASPPRAAEIDEFWRIVADERSRFAAEKGFWARVRARLSLRSLLPRLRASRR; encoded by the coding sequence GTGACGCTTCCCGCTCCTCGCCGCCGCGACCTGCGCGGCCGCCGCGCCGCGCCATCGCGTGCCGGCTTCTTCCTCGGTCAGGCGATCGTCGTCGATCTGATCCTCGCCGTCGGAGCCGTCGCTGCGTGGCCGATCTACCGGAGCGCGGCGTTCGTCGTCGCCGTGTCGGCCGGCATCGCCGCGGGCCACGTCGTCGCGGCCGTGGGTACCCGGTGGCGATGGTCGGGATGGTGGGTCGCGCTCACCGCGCTCGGCGCGTACGTGGCCCTCGGGGTCCCCGTCGCCGCGACCGGGTCGGTGACGTCCGCCGACGCCGCCCTTCGCGCCCTCGTCGACGTCGCGACGGCACCGGTCACCGGGTGGAAGGACCTGCTGACCCTCGAGCTCCCCCTCGGCAGCTACCAGGCGACCCTGGCCCCCACGCTCCTCCTCTTCGTCGCGTGCACCGTCGCCGCGCTGTCGATCGCGTGGCGCAGCACGAGATGGTGGATGCCGGCGGTCCCCGTCGCGCTCCTTCCCACCGTGTTCGGGGTCGTCTTCGGCGCACGCTCACTCGCCGCACCCCTCGCGCTCGGGCCCGTGACCATTCGGCCCGAGACCCTCGTCGGGGTGGCGGCGGTCGCCGGGGCTCTCATCGCGGTCGTCTGGCGGAGCGCGCACGATCGCCGCCGCGCGCTCGCGACGGCCGCCGCGGCGACGGGTCTGCTCCGGAGCGCCGGCGGGAGGCGTCGGGGCGCGATCGCCCGCGCGGCCACCGCGGCGGGGATGGTCGTCGTCGCGACCGCCGCGGCCGCGGTGTGGGGGCCGTGGGCCCTCGCCGACCAGCCGCGCGAGGTGGCCCGGAGCGTCGTCGCGCCCGTGCTCGAACTCGAACGCGCGCCCAGCCCGCTCGCGGCCTACCGCGCCTGGTTCACCGACGAACGCTACGACGAGACGCTCTTCACCGTCACCGCTCCCCCCGGCATCGAACGCGTCCGGCTGGCGACCCTCCCGTTCTACGACGGGCGGACGGTGCGCGCGATCGATCCGGATGCCGGCCCCGCCGACCCGGCCACGGCCTTCACGCGCGTGCCCTCGAGCCTGGGGGACGGCACCGGGTCGATCGTCTCGGTTCGCATGGGCTCGGGCGCGGGGATCTGGGTCCCGACGGTCGGCGAGCTGCGCGCCATCTCCTTCGCGGGTCCCCGTGCGGCGGACCTCTCCGACGGGTTCTTCCACAACGCCGCGACGGGGGCCGCGATCGAGCTCGCCGATCCCGGGCTCGCCGAGGGCGACGCCTACGAGCTCAGCGTCGTGCCGACCGGGGCTGCCGAGCCGGTGGCATCCCTCACCCCCGCCCGGAGCGGTCCATCCTTGCCCGCCAGTGTCGTCCCCGCGTCGCTCACCGAATGGATCGAGACCCAGGACGCCGGAGCCGGGGGTGCGGCCCTCGAGACCCTGGTCGACCGGCTGCGCTCCCGCGGCTACCTGAGTCACGCGCTGCAACTGGCGGCGGGCGACACCCCTCCCTGGCTGCAGGGACTCGGCGACGGCGGCTTCCAGCCCTCCCGCGCGGGTCACTCCGCCGACCGGATCGGCACCCTCTTCGCCCAGCTGATCACCCGGCAGGCGGACACCCCCGGCGGATCCGACGCCGATCTCGTCGCGGCCGTCGGCGATGACGAGCAGTTCGCCGTCGCGGCGATGCTCGTCGCCGACCAGCTCGGGTTCGACGCCCGCGTCGTCGTCGGCACCCGCCTCGCCTCTGCCGAGGACCTCTCCGTCTGCGAAGAGGGCGTCTGCCGCGGCGGCGACCTCGCCGCGTGGATCGAGGTGCGGGATGCCGCGGGCCGATGGGTCCCGATCGACGTGACCCCGCAGCACGACAGCTTCCCGTCACCCGACCTCGAACAGCGCCGGGATCCGGAGAACCCGACCGACGTCCGCCGCGAGGAGGCGGAGCCGGTGCTCCCGGCCGACGCGTCTCCGGCCGACGGCGAGCGTCCGGAGTCGGGTGCCGTCGACGAGGAGACCGACCTGTCCGCCGTCTGGGCCGCGGTCCGCCTAGGCGGCGTCTCGCTGCTCGCCGTGATCGTCCTGGTCGGGCCGCTCGTCACGATCCTCGCCGTGAAGGCCCTGCGCCGTCGCGGACGCCGTCGGCGCGGCGACGTCGTCGATCGGTTCACCGGCGGGTGGGAGGAGTACGTCGACACGGCGATCGACCACGGATACGCCGCTCCCGCGCACCTCACGCGACAGGAGCTCGCTCAGGTGTTCGCCGCCGGCGAGGGCTCCGCCGCGGCGTCAGGGACGCGGTTGGCGACGTGGGCCGACCGGTCGGTCTTCGACGCGTCCCCTCCCCGCGCGGCCGAGATCGACGAGTTCTGGCGGATCGTCGCCGACGAGCGTTCCCGGTTCGCCGCCGAGAAGGGGTTCTGGGCGCGAGTGCGCGCACGGCTGTCGCTCCGCTCGTTGCTGCCGCGCCTACGGGCTTCGCGCAGATAG
- a CDS encoding protein phosphatase 2C domain-containing protein: protein MTASAEPLHPFDVISGALTDTGLRRRVNEDSHLASFPVFVVADGMGGHEAGDLASAAVVDAFRDFVGRSDVTPEEVADAVRSAHAAVGAISRGTTRGAGSTLTGVVAVQQNGENRWLVVNVGDSRVYRLLSERLEQLTVDHSIAQEMVDAGRLAREDMSTFEGRNVITRAVGGEHSPADFWLLPVVTGERLLVCSDGLSGEITDEAIRAGLLSGASPSQTTGALVAQALAHGGRDNVTAIVIDVVGGGIHPRLEDTTGGFVSSEPATGTIEVETVPSRRRRHD from the coding sequence ATGACCGCTTCCGCCGAGCCGCTCCATCCGTTCGACGTCATCAGCGGCGCGCTCACCGACACGGGACTTCGTCGTCGCGTGAACGAGGACTCGCACCTCGCCAGCTTCCCGGTCTTCGTCGTCGCCGACGGAATGGGCGGTCACGAAGCCGGCGACCTGGCGTCGGCCGCCGTCGTCGACGCGTTCCGGGACTTCGTGGGCCGCAGCGACGTCACCCCCGAAGAGGTCGCCGACGCGGTCCGCTCCGCGCATGCGGCCGTGGGCGCGATCTCCCGCGGGACCACGCGCGGCGCGGGGTCGACCCTCACCGGCGTCGTCGCCGTGCAGCAGAACGGCGAGAACCGGTGGCTCGTCGTCAATGTCGGCGACTCGCGGGTCTATCGCCTGCTCTCGGAGCGCCTGGAACAGCTCACCGTCGACCACTCCATCGCGCAGGAGATGGTGGATGCCGGCCGTCTCGCGCGCGAGGACATGTCGACGTTCGAGGGGCGGAACGTCATCACTCGGGCCGTCGGCGGCGAGCACAGCCCCGCCGACTTCTGGCTCCTCCCGGTCGTCACCGGCGAGCGCCTCCTGGTGTGCTCGGACGGTCTGTCGGGAGAGATCACCGACGAAGCGATCCGCGCGGGCCTGCTCTCCGGCGCCTCCCCGTCGCAGACGACGGGAGCCCTCGTCGCGCAGGCGCTGGCGCACGGCGGGCGGGACAATGTGACGGCGATCGTGATCGACGTGGTGGGCGGCGGCATCCACCCCCGCCTCGAAGACACGACCGGGGGGTTCGTCTCGAGCGAACCGGCGACCGGAACGATCGAGGTCGAAACCGTGCCGTCGCGTCGGAGACGTCATGACTGA
- a CDS encoding M20/M25/M40 family metallo-hydrolase, with product MARTPDSALGRFRELLRIPTVSLDPDDPEADGSAFVRFRDTLASLYPAVHASLDREVVAGYSLLYRWRGTDAASPLVLMAHIDVVPVVPAEWDHDPFGAELVGTGDAAEVHARGAVDDKGSLVAILEAIESLVAEGFTPTRDVYLAFGHNEEVAGDGAQAIVEVLRARGVRPSLVLDEGGAVVEGALPRVAVPTAVIGVAERGVMTVHLTARELGGHASTPPRDPATARLARAVLRLHRRPFPTRLVAPVRAMFETVAPYTAGPLRHVFASIGVTGRVLVKVFPRLGPELNALVRTTAVVTELTGATGANVLATSARASVNVRLLPGDTAASAVRRIRKVVGDPLVEVDVVSASEPSPVSAWSGAAWERLVAATRSALGPDVLPTPYIQLGASDSRWFTEISDHVYRFTPFHLTRGEREALHSHNERIRVGSWLRGIEFYRDLVRAS from the coding sequence GTGGCCCGCACCCCCGACTCCGCCCTCGGCCGCTTCCGCGAGCTCCTCCGGATCCCGACGGTGTCCCTCGACCCGGACGATCCCGAGGCGGACGGCAGCGCATTCGTCCGATTCCGTGACACGCTCGCGAGCCTGTACCCGGCCGTGCACGCCTCCCTCGATCGAGAGGTGGTCGCCGGCTACTCGCTGCTGTACCGCTGGCGCGGGACGGATGCTGCATCCCCGCTCGTCCTCATGGCGCACATCGACGTCGTCCCCGTCGTCCCGGCGGAGTGGGACCACGACCCGTTCGGCGCCGAGCTCGTCGGCACGGGCGATGCCGCCGAGGTCCACGCGCGCGGTGCCGTCGACGACAAGGGATCGCTCGTCGCGATCCTGGAGGCGATCGAGTCGCTCGTCGCCGAGGGGTTCACCCCGACGCGCGACGTGTACCTCGCCTTCGGGCACAACGAAGAGGTCGCCGGAGACGGCGCACAGGCCATCGTCGAGGTGCTCCGTGCCCGTGGCGTGCGGCCCTCGCTCGTGCTCGATGAGGGTGGCGCGGTCGTCGAGGGCGCTCTGCCGCGGGTGGCGGTCCCGACCGCCGTCATCGGGGTCGCGGAGCGCGGGGTCATGACCGTGCACCTGACCGCCCGCGAGCTCGGCGGGCACGCGTCGACGCCCCCGCGCGACCCGGCCACCGCGCGGCTGGCCCGCGCGGTGCTGCGGCTGCACCGGCGACCCTTCCCGACGCGTCTCGTGGCACCCGTCCGCGCGATGTTCGAGACGGTCGCCCCGTACACCGCCGGCCCCCTCCGCCACGTCTTCGCGAGCATCGGGGTGACCGGGCGCGTGCTGGTGAAGGTCTTCCCCCGCCTCGGCCCCGAGCTCAACGCGCTCGTCCGGACGACCGCGGTGGTCACCGAGCTCACGGGTGCGACCGGGGCCAACGTGCTGGCGACGTCGGCGCGGGCGAGCGTCAACGTGAGACTGCTGCCGGGCGACACGGCCGCGTCGGCGGTCCGCCGCATCCGGAAGGTCGTCGGCGACCCGCTCGTCGAGGTCGACGTGGTCTCGGCATCCGAGCCCTCGCCCGTTTCGGCGTGGTCGGGTGCGGCGTGGGAGCGGCTCGTGGCGGCGACACGGTCGGCGCTCGGTCCGGACGTCCTCCCGACGCCGTACATCCAGCTCGGGGCGAGCGACAGCCGGTGGTTCACCGAGATCAGCGATCACGTCTACCGCTTCACGCCGTTCCATCTGACCCGGGGCGAGCGCGAAGCGCTCCACTCGCACAACGAGCGGATCCGCGTCGGATCGTGGCTGCGCGGCATCGAGTTCTACCGCGACCTCGTGCGCGCGAGCTGA
- a CDS encoding DUF5684 domain-containing protein, which yields MTTENTLLAPAGDAAGALAGVAAVSVVALLVQLLAVAGLYVWTSLALAAVFRKADRPAGRAWVPVLNLWTLFELAGMKGWWAAVLVGGGILTLIIASVSTTLLAQSAQNVAFGGGGDASAALLAASVVPLLLFLAFFAAVLILMLRMMGPLSRGFGRGGGFAALGAILLPVWASIIGWGSARWQGVPRGGLPPTPFAAEPATGDPVAVPVDTTTFAPPPPASPVSIPAAAPASPAPAPAAASPVISPWSPPSVAPSAPMAPPVFPPAAAPTPPPVADAEVDEHTVLAAHRRPAATLRLPTGQTVGLSADAAVLGRHPAPPVDAPDAQTIAVDDATRTVSKTHALLRRTNDSWTITDLSSTNGVIVGDGDTEIAVGTPVTVTGRFLLGDAEFTLDAGSR from the coding sequence GTGACGACGGAGAACACTCTCCTGGCCCCCGCAGGTGACGCGGCCGGAGCCCTCGCGGGCGTCGCCGCCGTGTCGGTGGTCGCTCTCCTCGTGCAGCTGCTCGCCGTCGCAGGCCTCTACGTCTGGACCTCCCTCGCGCTCGCCGCCGTCTTCCGCAAAGCGGATCGACCCGCCGGCCGCGCCTGGGTGCCGGTACTGAACCTGTGGACCCTGTTCGAGCTGGCAGGAATGAAGGGCTGGTGGGCCGCCGTGCTGGTGGGGGGCGGCATCCTCACCCTGATCATCGCCTCGGTGTCGACGACGCTTCTCGCGCAGTCCGCTCAGAACGTCGCCTTCGGTGGGGGCGGCGATGCATCCGCTGCGCTCCTGGCGGCGTCCGTCGTTCCGCTCCTGCTCTTCCTCGCCTTCTTCGCCGCCGTCCTCATCCTGATGCTGCGGATGATGGGGCCCCTCTCCCGCGGATTCGGGCGCGGCGGCGGATTCGCGGCCCTCGGCGCGATCCTCCTCCCCGTCTGGGCGTCGATCATCGGGTGGGGCTCCGCCCGCTGGCAGGGCGTCCCCCGCGGAGGACTTCCCCCGACGCCCTTCGCGGCGGAGCCGGCGACGGGCGATCCCGTCGCGGTTCCTGTGGACACGACGACGTTCGCCCCGCCGCCGCCGGCGTCCCCGGTGTCCATCCCCGCCGCGGCTCCTGCGTCTCCTGCGCCAGCGCCCGCCGCCGCATCGCCCGTCATCTCGCCGTGGTCCCCGCCCTCGGTGGCCCCCTCGGCGCCGATGGCTCCCCCTGTGTTCCCGCCGGCCGCGGCACCCACCCCGCCCCCCGTGGCGGACGCCGAGGTCGACGAACACACCGTCCTCGCCGCTCATCGCCGACCCGCCGCGACCCTGCGCCTGCCGACGGGACAGACGGTCGGGCTCTCGGCCGACGCCGCCGTCCTCGGCCGCCACCCCGCTCCTCCCGTCGACGCGCCCGACGCGCAGACCATCGCGGTCGACGACGCCACCCGCACGGTCTCCAAGACCCATGCCCTGCTCCGCCGCACGAACGATTCGTGGACGATCACCGACCTCTCCTCGACCAACGGCGTCATCGTCGGGGACGGCGACACCGAGATCGCCGTCGGCACTCCCGTCACCGTGACCGGTCGGTTCCTGCTCGGCGACGCGGAGTTCACTCTCGACGCGGGATCGCGATGA